One Campylobacter concisus DNA window includes the following coding sequences:
- a CDS encoding FtsW/RodA/SpoVE family cell cycle protein, with product MAVDKVIFYLCATLIAISIIFSLSLPVFTVLFFNYDEFHFFIRQFAVGCIGIFLMWWLSRLNPDKALVWIGFGLLISCGIAMGLMHALPASMVTDSGGARRWIRLPGFSLAPVEFFKVGFVYFLAWSFTRKFSDGKRTLMAELKILLPYIILFGIAIFLIAVMQNDLGQVVVLALTFVTMALFAGASVRLFGIGILGAAFVMTVAIVSSEHRILRIKSWWGTIQNMVLSFLPDSVANVLRVADAPEPYQISHSLNAIKHGEFFGEGLGAGIFKLGFLSEVHTDFVLAGIAEEVGVFGILCITAIFITLLYRIFRISARSENKVYHLFSLGIGLILSFSFLMNSYGITSITPIKGIAVPFLSYGGSSVLAICIGIGMVLMVSKKAKL from the coding sequence TTGGCAGTTGATAAGGTTATTTTCTATCTTTGCGCGACTTTGATCGCCATAAGTATCATTTTCTCACTATCTTTGCCAGTTTTTACAGTTTTATTTTTTAACTACGACGAATTTCACTTTTTTATCCGCCAGTTTGCAGTCGGCTGCATAGGAATTTTTCTCATGTGGTGGCTCTCCAGGCTAAATCCCGACAAAGCGCTCGTTTGGATAGGCTTTGGTCTGCTTATCTCTTGTGGTATCGCTATGGGACTCATGCATGCCTTGCCAGCTTCGATGGTGACTGACTCTGGAGGTGCTAGACGCTGGATCAGGTTGCCTGGCTTTTCACTTGCGCCAGTTGAGTTTTTCAAAGTCGGTTTTGTCTATTTTTTGGCGTGGAGTTTTACTAGAAAATTTAGCGACGGTAAGAGGACTTTGATGGCTGAGCTAAAGATACTTTTGCCTTATATCATCCTTTTTGGTATCGCTATCTTTCTTATCGCCGTTATGCAAAACGACCTTGGTCAGGTTGTAGTTTTGGCACTTACCTTTGTGACGATGGCGCTTTTTGCAGGGGCTAGTGTTAGGCTCTTTGGTATCGGTATATTAGGCGCTGCCTTTGTCATGACGGTGGCGATCGTTAGCTCTGAGCACAGAATTTTACGTATAAAGTCATGGTGGGGCACGATACAAAACATGGTTCTCTCTTTCTTGCCAGATAGCGTGGCAAACGTGCTTAGAGTGGCAGACGCACCAGAGCCATATCAAATTTCTCACTCACTAAATGCAATTAAACACGGCGAGTTTTTTGGCGAGGGGCTTGGAGCTGGGATATTTAAGCTTGGCTTTTTAAGCGAGGTGCATACAGACTTTGTGCTAGCTGGCATAGCTGAAGAGGTCGGCGTTTTTGGCATTTTGTGCATAACAGCGATCTTTATCACGCTACTTTATAGGATATTTAGAATTTCAGCTAGGAGCGAAAACAAGGTCTATCACCTATTCTCACTTGGTATCGGTCTTATCTTGTCGTTTTCATTTTTGATGAATAGCTACGGCATCACATCGATCACGCCGATAAAAGGTATAGCTGTGCCATTTTTAAGCTATGGCGGCAGCTCCGTGCTTGCTATATGCATCGGCATCGGCATGGTCTTGATGGTTAGTAAAAAGGCAAAACTATGA
- a CDS encoding methionine ABC transporter ATP-binding protein has translation MIKIENLTKFYGDTQILFDVNLEVKKGEIFAIVGHSGAGKSTLLRCINGLESYQGGSLKVFNQEIKNLDETQQRHLRRDVGMIFQHFALMARKNVFENVATPLKFWGYKSDETEKRVRELLNLVGLESKAKSYPSELSGGQKQRVAIARALALNPKILLSDEATSALDPNTTNQILELLEKINKELDISVVIVTHEMEVVKSIAKRAILLEGGKIIGSGSIEELFLKPDEKMKEFLGEVEILPSTGTNIRLFFPKEVAQNSVITHMARSLNIDFNIVWGKLEKLNDNVLGSLVINIDEKDKENVLNYIKQSGVLWEVA, from the coding sequence GTGATAAAAATAGAAAATTTAACCAAATTTTACGGTGATACGCAGATCCTTTTTGATGTAAATTTAGAGGTTAAAAAGGGTGAAATTTTTGCTATCGTGGGACACAGCGGTGCTGGTAAATCAACGCTTTTAAGGTGCATAAACGGACTTGAAAGCTATCAAGGTGGCAGCCTAAAAGTCTTTAATCAAGAGATAAAAAATTTAGACGAGACGCAACAGAGACATTTAAGGCGAGATGTTGGGATGATATTTCAGCATTTTGCCTTGATGGCTAGAAAAAATGTCTTTGAAAACGTCGCTACTCCGCTTAAATTTTGGGGTTACAAAAGCGATGAAACCGAGAAAAGAGTGAGAGAGCTTTTAAATTTAGTCGGCCTTGAAAGCAAGGCAAAAAGCTATCCAAGCGAGCTAAGTGGCGGTCAAAAACAGCGTGTCGCGATCGCTAGAGCGCTTGCTTTAAATCCTAAAATTTTACTAAGCGACGAGGCGACTTCAGCTCTTGATCCAAACACGACAAATCAAATTTTAGAGCTGCTTGAAAAGATAAACAAAGAGCTAGACATCAGCGTCGTTATCGTCACGCATGAGATGGAGGTTGTAAAATCAATCGCAAAACGCGCGATACTGCTAGAAGGCGGCAAGATCATAGGCTCTGGAAGCATCGAAGAGCTATTTTTAAAGCCAGATGAGAAGATGAAAGAGTTTCTGGGTGAAGTTGAAATTTTGCCAAGCACTGGCACAAATATCAGGCTATTTTTCCCAAAAGAAGTGGCTCAAAACAGCGTGATCACGCACATGGCAAGAAGCCTAAATATCGACTTTAACATAGTCTGGGGCAAGCTTGAGAAGTTAAACGACAACGTCCTCGGCTCGCTTGTCATAAACATAGACGAAAAAGATAAAGAAAACGTGCTTAACTATATCAAGCAAAGTGGCGTTTTGTGGGAGGTTGCTTGA
- a CDS encoding methionine ABC transporter permease, producing MFGIDFSKFPDVFSRILLPAIGETLYMSIVSTLLAFAIGLIPAVLLILSDKDGLKPNKQLYFVLDIVINVLRSFPFIILIIVLFPVTKMIVGTSIGTTAAIVPLTIGAAPFVARLIENALKEVDKGIIEAAQSFGSSKFQIIFRVMFVEALPGIISAFTLTLIVNIGFSAMAGAVGGGGLGSVAINYGYQRFRPDIMLYTVVILIIMVQIFQVLGNYLYKISKK from the coding sequence ATGTTTGGTATTGATTTTTCTAAATTTCCAGATGTTTTTTCTAGGATACTTTTGCCAGCTATCGGCGAGACGCTATATATGAGCATAGTCTCTACCTTGCTCGCCTTTGCCATAGGCCTCATACCTGCGGTTTTACTCATCCTTTCAGACAAAGACGGACTAAAGCCAAACAAACAGCTTTATTTTGTACTAGATATCGTTATAAACGTGCTTAGAAGCTTTCCATTTATCATTCTCATCATCGTGCTCTTTCCAGTTACAAAAATGATCGTAGGCACAAGCATCGGCACCACAGCTGCGATCGTTCCACTAACTATTGGCGCGGCTCCGTTTGTGGCAAGGCTCATTGAAAATGCTCTAAAAGAGGTTGATAAGGGCATCATCGAAGCTGCTCAAAGCTTTGGAAGCTCGAAATTTCAGATCATCTTTCGCGTGATGTTTGTAGAGGCTCTTCCTGGCATCATCTCGGCATTTACGCTAACGCTTATCGTAAATATCGGCTTTTCAGCGATGGCTGGTGCAGTTGGCGGTGGCGGACTAGGATCAGTCGCTATAAACTACGGATATCAGAGATTTCGCCCAGATATCATGCTCTACACCGTGGTTATTCTTATCATTATGGTTCAAATTTTTCAAGTTTTAGGCAACTATCTCTATAAAATTTCAAAAAAATAA
- a CDS encoding MetQ/NlpA family ABC transporter substrate-binding protein produces the protein MKFIKLLTASIVALSLHAADKDHTITVGVSPVPHAEILEFVKPKLKDKGYDLVISEISDYSIPNVATEDGSLDANFFQHLPYLEEQNKARGLHLVSVANVHVEPLGFYSKKIKNIKDLKDGSKVAIAYDPSNGNRALRILEKAGLIEIDKNVKVATVNDITKNPKNLQFVELEGAQIPRTLDDVDIAAISTNFVLDLGMSVAKDALLLEDANSPYANIIVTRAGNENNPKIKALVDAVLSPDTKNFIITRYKGEVIPAF, from the coding sequence ATGAAATTTATCAAACTTTTAACCGCATCTATAGTTGCTCTAAGCCTTCACGCAGCCGACAAGGACCATACTATCACTGTTGGCGTCTCACCAGTGCCACACGCTGAAATTTTAGAATTTGTAAAACCAAAGCTAAAAGATAAGGGCTACGACCTTGTTATATCTGAAATTTCAGACTATTCGATACCAAATGTCGCCACAGAAGATGGCAGCTTAGACGCAAATTTCTTTCAGCATTTGCCATATCTTGAGGAGCAAAACAAGGCTAGAGGCTTGCATCTTGTAAGCGTTGCAAACGTCCATGTAGAGCCACTTGGCTTTTACTCTAAAAAGATAAAAAACATAAAAGATCTAAAAGATGGCTCAAAAGTGGCGATCGCTTATGATCCGTCAAATGGCAACAGAGCACTTAGAATTTTAGAAAAAGCTGGTCTTATAGAGATCGATAAAAACGTAAAAGTTGCAACTGTAAATGACATAACTAAAAATCCTAAGAATTTACAATTTGTCGAGCTAGAAGGCGCTCAGATACCAAGGACGCTTGATGATGTCGATATCGCTGCTATTAGCACAAATTTCGTCCTTGACCTTGGCATGAGCGTGGCAAAAGACGCACTTTTACTTGAAGATGCCAACAGCCCTTACGCCAACATCATCGTCACAAGAGCTGGCAACGAGAACAATCCTAAGATCAAAGCTTTAGTCGATGCGGTTCTTAGCCCTGATACTAAAAATTTCATCATCACTCGCTACAAAGGCGAGGTCATACCTGCATTTTAA
- a CDS encoding valine--tRNA ligase, translating to MAEFYNAKEIEDKFYKIWEERGYFEIDANKDIQKDGRKFCIMMPPPNVTGSLHIGHALTFTLQDIMTRYKRMDGYKTLWQPGLDHAGIATQNVVEKQLLAQGIKKEELGREKFVEKVWEWKEKSGGMIVHQMRKLGITPAWSRQRFTMDEGLRKAVKKAFVNLYDKGLIVQKNYMINWCTHDGALSDIEVEHKENKGKLYHLRYYFADKPSEFVVVATTRPETYFGDTAVMVNPNDERYKNLIGKKVVLPIINREIEIIADEHVDMEFGTGLVKVTPAHDQNDYEVGKKHNLEFITVFDEKGILNDKCDKFAGLERLEARDIVVAELEKLGNVEKIEDYENQVGYCYRCKNVVEPYISKQWFVKKEIADEAIQKVSEGLAKFYPPHWINSFNAWMRELRDWCISRQLWWGHQIPVFYCDDCGHMWADEDEPCECKKCKSKNIHQDPDVLDTWFSSGLWPFSTLGWGNENELKNEKWFEGDLAEFYPNNLLITGFDILFFWVARMMFQGENALGKLPFDDIYLHALVKDEFGRKMSKSLGNVIDPLDSINEYSADILRFTLTLLAVQGRDIKLSDAKMKQVRNFTNKLYNASKYLMLNESKFANLEDIKLQTKLGIYMNSRFNECVREVRENIDAYRFNDAANTLYKFLWDEFCDWGIELSKADKASVKELGSIFKEAMKLLNPFMPFLSEYLFQELSGTQLENAKSIMVMSYPEIKERNLEVEKKFELVIEAIVAIRRAKATIDLGNSKIAKAFVKFNEKIDLDEVKEYIKLLAKCEEIGFVDEKIENSIRDVSENLEAFIPLEGLDMSGIITRLSSQKTKLEKEIAKLSGMLNNQNFVANAPKEVIETNKEALESAEAKFKKVCEELEALGEK from the coding sequence GTGGCAGAATTTTACAATGCAAAAGAGATAGAAGATAAATTTTATAAAATTTGGGAAGAACGCGGATACTTCGAGATAGACGCAAACAAAGATATCCAAAAAGATGGACGTAAATTTTGCATTATGATGCCACCTCCAAACGTGACTGGCTCGCTTCACATCGGACACGCCCTAACCTTCACACTTCAAGATATCATGACTCGCTACAAGAGGATGGACGGCTACAAGACACTTTGGCAGCCAGGACTTGACCACGCTGGCATCGCTACTCAAAACGTCGTTGAAAAGCAGCTTCTAGCACAAGGTATCAAAAAAGAAGAGCTTGGACGTGAGAAATTTGTAGAAAAAGTGTGGGAGTGGAAAGAAAAAAGCGGCGGCATGATCGTCCATCAGATGCGAAAACTTGGCATCACTCCGGCTTGGTCACGCCAGAGATTTACTATGGATGAGGGCTTAAGAAAAGCTGTGAAAAAAGCCTTTGTAAATTTATACGACAAAGGGCTAATAGTCCAGAAAAATTACATGATAAACTGGTGTACGCATGATGGCGCACTCTCTGACATAGAGGTCGAGCACAAAGAAAACAAAGGCAAGCTTTATCATTTGAGATACTACTTTGCAGACAAGCCAAGCGAATTTGTTGTTGTTGCGACTACTCGTCCTGAAACATATTTCGGCGATACGGCCGTAATGGTAAATCCAAACGACGAGCGCTATAAAAATTTAATCGGCAAAAAAGTGGTACTACCTATCATAAATAGAGAGATCGAGATCATTGCAGACGAGCACGTTGATATGGAGTTTGGAACAGGCCTTGTTAAGGTCACACCTGCGCACGATCAAAACGACTACGAGGTCGGCAAAAAACACAACCTTGAATTTATTACCGTGTTTGACGAAAAAGGCATCTTAAACGACAAGTGCGATAAATTTGCAGGACTTGAGAGGCTTGAGGCTAGAGATATCGTCGTGGCCGAGCTTGAAAAACTTGGCAATGTTGAAAAGATAGAAGATTACGAAAATCAAGTAGGTTACTGCTACCGCTGCAAAAACGTCGTCGAGCCATACATCTCAAAGCAGTGGTTTGTCAAAAAAGAGATCGCGGACGAAGCGATACAAAAGGTCTCAGAGGGTCTTGCTAAATTTTACCCGCCGCACTGGATAAACAGCTTTAACGCGTGGATGAGAGAGCTAAGAGACTGGTGTATCTCACGCCAGCTTTGGTGGGGACATCAAATTCCAGTATTTTACTGCGATGATTGCGGTCATATGTGGGCTGACGAGGACGAGCCATGCGAGTGCAAAAAGTGCAAAAGTAAAAACATCCACCAAGACCCAGACGTGCTAGATACGTGGTTTAGCTCTGGTCTTTGGCCATTTAGCACACTTGGCTGGGGTAATGAAAATGAACTAAAAAATGAAAAATGGTTTGAAGGCGACTTGGCTGAGTTTTATCCAAATAACCTTCTTATAACTGGCTTTGATATATTATTTTTCTGGGTTGCTAGGATGATGTTTCAGGGTGAAAACGCCCTTGGCAAGCTGCCATTTGACGACATCTACCTGCACGCGCTTGTAAAAGATGAGTTTGGCAGAAAGATGAGCAAAAGCCTTGGCAATGTCATCGACCCACTTGATAGCATAAATGAGTATAGCGCCGATATCTTGCGCTTTACACTAACGCTTCTAGCCGTTCAAGGACGCGATATCAAGCTAAGCGACGCTAAGATGAAACAGGTAAGAAATTTCACCAACAAGCTTTATAACGCGAGCAAATACCTCATGCTAAATGAGAGCAAATTTGCAAATTTAGAGGATATCAAGCTTCAAACAAAGCTTGGAATTTATATGAATAGCCGCTTTAACGAGTGCGTGAGAGAGGTGCGCGAAAACATCGACGCCTACCGCTTCAATGACGCTGCAAACACACTTTACAAATTCCTTTGGGATGAGTTTTGTGACTGGGGCATCGAGCTTAGCAAGGCTGACAAAGCGAGCGTAAAAGAGCTTGGAAGTATATTTAAAGAGGCGATGAAACTGCTAAATCCTTTCATGCCGTTTCTCTCAGAGTATCTATTTCAAGAGCTTAGTGGCACACAGCTTGAAAATGCAAAATCAATAATGGTTATGAGCTATCCAGAGATAAAAGAGCGAAATTTAGAGGTTGAGAAGAAATTTGAGCTAGTTATCGAAGCGATCGTGGCTATTCGCCGTGCAAAAGCGACTATCGATCTTGGCAACTCAAAGATAGCAAAAGCCTTTGTTAAATTTAACGAAAAAATAGATCTTGACGAGGTTAAAGAGTATATTAAACTGCTTGCAAAATGCGAAGAGATCGGCTTTGTAGATGAAAAAATCGAAAATTCAATAAGAGATGTGAGCGAAAATTTAGAGGCATTTATCCCGCTTGAAGGGCTTGATATGAGCGGTATCATCACAAGGCTAAGCTCTCAAAAGACAAAGCTTGAAAAAGAGATAGCCAAACTCTCAGGCATGCTAAATAACCAAAATTTCGTGGCAAACGCACCAAAAGAGGTCATAGAGACGAACAAAGAGGCATTAGAGAGCGCTGAGGCTAAATTTAAAAAAGTATGCGAAGAGTTAGAAGCTCTTGGAGAAAAATAG
- the murI gene encoding glutamate racemase has product MKIGIFDSGLGGLSVLNEALSKLSEHEFLYYADVKNVPYGQKSRDEILKFSFDAVKFLVRNGAEAVVVACNTATSVAIKELRANLSVPIIGMEPAVKKAHDLSCNDALKTLVIATPVTVNGAKLKELITNLNAKDKTELLALPRLVNFAEKAEFESENVKSYLKDELGKFDLSKFDFLVLGCTHFNYFKDSLREILPPNVSIIDGNEGTIKRLISELGLAISNANLTPNVKFFYSGEKVCEQGELEKISRNLARLEKMRAIS; this is encoded by the coding sequence ATGAAGATAGGTATATTTGACTCTGGGCTTGGCGGACTTAGCGTCTTAAACGAAGCTTTAAGCAAGCTTAGCGAGCATGAATTTTTATATTACGCAGATGTGAAAAATGTCCCATACGGACAAAAGAGCAGGGATGAAATTTTAAAATTTAGCTTTGATGCGGTGAAATTTCTTGTTAGAAATGGCGCAGAAGCTGTTGTGGTAGCGTGTAACACTGCAACAAGCGTGGCGATAAAAGAGCTTAGAGCAAATTTAAGCGTGCCGATCATCGGCATGGAGCCAGCTGTAAAAAAGGCTCACGATCTAAGCTGCAATGACGCCCTAAAAACGCTTGTAATTGCCACTCCAGTCACCGTAAATGGCGCAAAGCTAAAAGAGCTAATCACAAATTTAAACGCAAAAGATAAAACCGAACTACTTGCTCTGCCTCGCCTTGTAAATTTCGCTGAAAAGGCTGAATTTGAGAGCGAAAACGTTAAGTCGTATCTAAAAGATGAGCTAGGTAAATTTGATCTAAGTAAATTTGACTTTTTGGTGCTTGGCTGCACGCATTTTAATTATTTTAAAGATAGCTTAAGAGAAATTTTGCCTCCAAATGTAAGCATAATAGACGGCAACGAAGGGACGATAAAGCGCCTTATAAGCGAGCTTGGACTTGCGATTTCAAATGCAAATTTAACTCCAAATGTGAAATTTTTTTACTCAGGTGAGAAGGTTTGCGAGCAAGGCGAGCTAGAGAAAATTTCAAGAAATTTAGCTAGATTAGAAAAAATGAGAGCGATTAGCTAG
- the murG gene encoding undecaprenyldiphospho-muramoylpentapeptide beta-N-acetylglucosaminyltransferase has translation MIVICGGGTGGHLAIARSFCEELNRRGIKPIFIGSTSGQDKFWFENDDKFAKKFFLPSSGVVNKRGLAKLKSLTNIVSLALKCRQIFKENGVKAVISVGGYSAAPAAIAAIISKTPLFIHEQNAVTGKLNKILKPYAKGFFSSYDELSPCPYPVANKFFESQRVRSELKTILFLGGSQGAKAINELAINLAPYLKEKGIKIIHQCGKNALDELKKRYDELGFSEANLEIFDFSKEIEKKMSEADLAISRAGASSLWELCANALPSIFVPFPYAAGNHQFYNAKFLKDKGIAEICLQNGENLDKDEVIKMIESFDLSKSSKALKDILLPNGAKEIMDKILS, from the coding sequence ATGATAGTTATTTGTGGTGGCGGCACTGGCGGACATTTGGCGATCGCTAGAAGCTTTTGTGAGGAGCTAAATAGACGAGGTATAAAGCCAATTTTCATCGGCTCAACTAGCGGTCAGGATAAATTTTGGTTTGAAAATGATGATAAATTTGCAAAAAAATTCTTCTTACCAAGCAGTGGCGTCGTAAATAAAAGAGGTCTTGCCAAGCTAAAATCACTAACAAACATCGTAAGTCTAGCTCTAAAGTGCAGGCAAATTTTTAAAGAAAATGGCGTTAAAGCAGTCATCAGCGTGGGAGGCTACTCAGCAGCGCCAGCAGCCATAGCGGCCATCATCTCAAAAACGCCGCTTTTCATCCATGAGCAAAATGCCGTAACTGGCAAGCTAAATAAAATTTTAAAGCCATACGCAAAGGGCTTTTTTAGCTCTTATGATGAGCTCTCGCCCTGCCCTTACCCTGTGGCAAATAAATTTTTTGAAAGCCAAAGAGTTAGAAGCGAGCTAAAAACGATACTATTTTTAGGTGGCTCACAAGGCGCAAAAGCTATAAATGAGCTAGCTATAAATTTAGCCCCATATCTTAAAGAAAAAGGGATAAAGATCATTCATCAATGCGGTAAAAACGCCCTTGATGAGCTTAAAAAAAGATATGATGAGCTTGGCTTTAGCGAGGCAAATTTAGAAATTTTTGACTTTAGCAAAGAGATAGAAAAGAAGATGAGCGAGGCTGATCTTGCCATATCAAGAGCTGGGGCTAGCTCGCTTTGGGAGCTTTGCGCAAACGCCCTGCCATCTATCTTTGTGCCGTTTCCTTATGCCGCTGGTAATCATCAGTTTTATAACGCTAAATTTCTAAAAGATAAAGGCATAGCTGAAATTTGCCTGCAAAATGGCGAAAATTTAGACAAAGACGAAGTCATAAAAATGATCGAGAGCTTTGATCTAAGCAAAAGCAGCAAAGCTCTAAAAGATATCCTTTTACCAAATGGGGCAAAAGAGATAATGGATAAAATTTTAAGCTAG
- a CDS encoding DedA family protein: protein MLHDIIDFIVSSVSSWGYAGIFVMMFLESSFFPFPSEVAMIPAGYLAHKGEMSLALAFISGTLGSLLGAIFNYYLCYFFGREIVLKYGKFVGITHEKMDKFEAFFNKHGEISTFNSRLIPGIRQYISLPAGLAKMNIFRFCLFTTLGAGIWCAVLLGVGYFLGSNPDKQTLLTITIALLAVVAIISAIYILKQRKR from the coding sequence ATGCTACATGACATTATTGATTTTATAGTCTCAAGCGTGAGCAGCTGGGGCTATGCTGGCATATTTGTGATGATGTTTTTGGAGAGCTCGTTTTTTCCATTTCCAAGCGAAGTGGCGATGATACCAGCTGGATATCTAGCTCACAAAGGCGAGATGAGCCTAGCGCTTGCTTTTATCTCAGGCACTCTTGGCAGCTTGCTTGGGGCCATTTTTAACTACTATCTTTGCTACTTTTTTGGACGCGAGATCGTCTTAAAATACGGCAAATTTGTTGGTATCACTCACGAAAAGATGGATAAATTTGAGGCATTTTTTAATAAACACGGCGAAATTTCAACATTTAACTCACGCCTCATCCCAGGAATTCGTCAGTATATCAGCCTGCCTGCTGGGCTTGCTAAGATGAATATTTTTAGATTTTGCCTATTTACCACACTTGGTGCTGGGATTTGGTGCGCGGTTTTGCTTGGAGTTGGCTACTTTCTAGGCTCAAATCCTGACAAACAGACACTTCTAACGATCACGATCGCTCTTTTGGCGGTGGTTGCGATAATAAGTGCTATCTATATATTAAAGCAAAGAAAGAGATAA
- a CDS encoding MetQ/NlpA family ABC transporter substrate-binding protein, which produces MKKLLLTSLVALGLSVSANAADKSKTIIVGATPIPHAEILEVVKPILAKDGYTLEIKEFNDYTTPNLATEDGDLDANFFQHIPYLEEFNKNKGTHLVKTVGVHLEPMGVYSKKIKDIKELKDGAVVSIPNDPTNESRALDIIASTGLIKLNNNPLKTPLDIVDNPKKLKFEEIETAQVPRTLDDVTIAVINTNYALNANLNPTKDALVIESKDSPYVNYVVVKAGNENSPKTKALDKAINSPEVKKFIETKYNGAIIPAF; this is translated from the coding sequence ATGAAAAAACTACTTCTTACCTCTTTAGTTGCCCTAGGCCTTAGCGTTAGCGCAAATGCTGCTGACAAATCAAAAACAATAATCGTCGGTGCTACACCTATCCCACATGCTGAAATTTTAGAGGTTGTAAAGCCTATTTTGGCAAAAGATGGCTACACACTTGAGATCAAAGAATTTAACGATTACACCACGCCAAACCTTGCGACAGAGGACGGCGACCTTGATGCAAACTTCTTTCAACACATCCCATATCTTGAAGAATTTAACAAAAACAAAGGCACTCACCTTGTAAAAACAGTTGGCGTGCACCTCGAGCCAATGGGCGTTTATTCTAAAAAGATCAAAGATATCAAAGAGCTAAAAGATGGCGCAGTTGTCTCTATCCCAAACGACCCAACAAACGAGAGCCGCGCACTTGACATCATAGCAAGTACCGGACTTATCAAGCTAAACAACAATCCACTAAAAACCCCGCTTGATATAGTTGATAACCCTAAGAAGCTTAAATTTGAAGAGATCGAGACTGCTCAAGTGCCAAGAACGCTTGATGACGTTACTATCGCAGTTATCAATACAAACTACGCGCTAAATGCAAATCTCAATCCAACAAAAGACGCACTTGTGATCGAGAGCAAAGATAGCCCATACGTAAATTACGTAGTTGTAAAAGCTGGCAACGAGAACAGCCCTAAAACTAAAGCACTTGATAAAGCGATCAACTCACCAGAAGTTAAGAAATTTATCGAGACAAAATATAACGGCGCTATCATCCCAGCGTTTTAA